A portion of the Bacteroides faecium genome contains these proteins:
- a CDS encoding SusC/RagA family TonB-linked outer membrane protein: MKQRFSQHMRYYERSLILILMLFSASVMQAQNRTVKGTVSDAQGEPIIGANVVIVGGTKGVITDLDGKYSIQVPENGAVLKFSYIGFKTKSFNVVKGKNLLNVTLEEDAVMLEQTVVTAMDLRRDEKSLSTAFQKMDVESMTENRDAGFVNMLAGKVAGLQVISNGAAGSATVRIRGANSISGNNQPLYVIDGVPIINDVTGGEIDYGNPANSINPDDIENIVVLKGANASALYGSDAANGAILITTKKAGQRSGLGVTYSTNVQFTEFSQYPIYQNIYGGGHINRFENNKANSFNGDVKVPYDPNLPYGIQRMGGYDNSRSWGMPMLGFQVVGRNGELKSYVPTPANTTSMYQTAYSWTNSVSIERATEHVSTRIGFTNLRSDDVLEGLNNLTRNAFNVRSNVKLTKSLDVDLNGRYTHENVKNRSYRNNSDRNPIYTLMDMPRDLSIQEMYPWKDENGKPTALQFKSPVWMLNELSNQDKKEWILADITINYKLTKDLKLRLKAALDMNMKDGYEFRNMYTPGDADGFYKEFTEKARNYTYEAMLSYNKTWKDFNVSASVGTNMQDFLFKKQNSEIGTLATSDFISLTNNGATIKSWPEYNAKKKQAVYGTASVGYKDFIYMDVTGRNDWSSALPSDNRSYFYSSYGVSFVLTELVKSIPKDWLSYAKVRGSYAKVGNDTGFDQLLNGFSYNTSYLGDMAWFESENKRKTNSLKPESTTSFETGLDLRFLKDRASFSFTYYNKNTKNQILTSTINGVSGYGEALFNAGEVKNWGYEVTLGVVPFKNKDWEWKVDINWAKNNSEVVSLANGMDYMTLTTVQNSVELRIVKGEPLVSLYCREPWKTNDEGQVLVGANGRPLSGEAKFLASVEPKWTGSIRTSLRWKDLTFSAMLDVRMGGHVWSETAFQSSRNAQSIMSMGGRTEHLFSDLILNEGDQTGYLGILDPKYVPNGKNNIYMDASRPKGMNIPGAVYDSSVPGLAGQPCQAWIKPIDYWTNDSGKNGELYLYDASYVKLKEISLGYNIPKNWLRKIGFIQSMRVSAVGRNVAILHQKTPKGIDPEATSSMGIQQGLERGFNLPTSSYGFDFKITF; this comes from the coding sequence ATGAAACAACGATTTTCTCAGCACATGAGATACTATGAAAGAAGTCTCATTTTAATTTTAATGCTGTTCAGTGCTTCGGTGATGCAGGCGCAGAACCGGACGGTGAAAGGAACAGTATCCGATGCACAAGGTGAGCCTATTATCGGTGCTAATGTAGTGATAGTGGGTGGTACAAAAGGTGTAATAACCGACCTTGATGGTAAATACTCTATTCAAGTCCCCGAAAACGGCGCTGTGTTGAAATTCTCCTATATTGGTTTTAAGACAAAATCATTCAATGTAGTAAAAGGAAAGAACCTATTGAATGTGACCCTGGAAGAAGACGCCGTGATGTTGGAACAGACAGTAGTAACAGCCATGGACTTGCGCCGTGATGAAAAATCACTTTCCACCGCTTTCCAGAAGATGGACGTAGAAAGCATGACCGAAAACCGGGACGCAGGATTCGTAAACATGCTGGCAGGTAAAGTAGCGGGATTGCAGGTTATCTCCAACGGTGCCGCCGGTTCGGCTACCGTGCGCATCCGTGGTGCTAACTCCATTTCCGGTAACAACCAGCCACTTTACGTTATCGACGGTGTACCTATTATTAATGACGTGACCGGTGGCGAAATCGACTACGGTAACCCCGCCAACAGTATCAATCCGGACGACATCGAAAACATCGTAGTCCTGAAAGGTGCGAACGCTTCTGCCCTCTACGGTTCGGACGCAGCCAACGGCGCCATCCTGATTACCACCAAGAAAGCCGGTCAAAGAAGCGGCTTGGGTGTGACGTACTCCACAAACGTACAGTTCACTGAGTTTTCCCAATATCCCATCTATCAGAATATATATGGTGGCGGACATATCAACCGTTTTGAAAACAACAAAGCCAACTCCTTCAATGGAGACGTCAAAGTGCCTTATGACCCGAATCTACCTTACGGTATCCAACGCATGGGCGGTTACGACAACTCCCGTTCATGGGGTATGCCGATGTTAGGTTTCCAAGTAGTAGGACGCAACGGAGAACTCAAATCTTACGTTCCTACCCCGGCAAACACCACCTCTATGTATCAGACTGCCTACTCCTGGACGAACAGTGTTTCCATAGAACGCGCCACCGAACATGTCTCCACCCGTATCGGTTTCACCAACCTGCGGAGCGACGACGTATTGGAAGGACTGAACAACCTGACCCGTAACGCTTTCAACGTACGTTCCAACGTAAAACTGACAAAGTCACTGGACGTCGACCTGAACGGTCGCTATACGCACGAGAATGTCAAAAACCGTTCTTACCGTAACAACTCCGACCGTAACCCTATCTATACACTTATGGATATGCCCCGCGACCTTTCCATACAGGAAATGTATCCCTGGAAAGACGAGAACGGAAAACCGACCGCCCTTCAATTCAAGAGTCCGGTGTGGATGCTGAACGAACTTTCCAACCAGGATAAGAAAGAATGGATACTGGCAGACATTACGATAAACTACAAACTGACCAAAGACCTGAAACTGCGTCTGAAAGCCGCCCTCGACATGAATATGAAAGACGGCTATGAGTTCCGTAATATGTACACTCCGGGAGATGCCGACGGATTCTATAAAGAATTCACGGAGAAAGCCCGTAACTATACTTACGAAGCCATGCTTTCTTACAACAAGACCTGGAAAGACTTCAACGTATCCGCCAGCGTGGGTACCAATATGCAGGACTTCCTGTTCAAGAAACAAAACTCGGAAATCGGTACATTGGCTACTTCCGACTTTATCTCCCTCACCAATAACGGTGCTACCATCAAATCATGGCCGGAATATAACGCGAAGAAAAAGCAAGCTGTCTACGGAACTGCCAGCGTAGGTTACAAAGATTTCATCTACATGGACGTAACCGGACGTAACGACTGGTCGTCTGCCCTGCCTTCCGACAACCGTTCTTATTTCTACTCCTCTTACGGTGTCAGCTTCGTACTGACAGAGTTAGTGAAAAGTATTCCCAAAGACTGGTTATCCTATGCCAAGGTTCGTGGTTCTTACGCCAAAGTAGGTAACGATACCGGCTTCGACCAATTACTGAACGGATTCAGCTACAATACTTCTTACTTGGGAGACATGGCATGGTTTGAGAGTGAAAACAAGCGCAAGACCAATTCATTGAAACCGGAAAGCACCACCTCTTTCGAGACAGGGTTGGACCTTCGTTTCCTGAAAGACCGCGCTTCATTCAGCTTCACCTATTACAACAAGAACACCAAAAACCAAATCCTGACTTCCACTATCAACGGTGTAAGCGGTTATGGAGAAGCCTTGTTCAACGCCGGTGAAGTAAAGAACTGGGGATATGAAGTGACCCTGGGCGTCGTTCCTTTCAAGAATAAAGACTGGGAATGGAAAGTAGACATCAACTGGGCTAAAAACAACTCGGAAGTAGTCTCACTGGCAAACGGTATGGACTACATGACACTGACTACCGTACAAAACAGTGTGGAACTGCGTATTGTGAAAGGTGAGCCGCTGGTAAGCCTCTATTGCCGCGAACCGTGGAAGACCAATGACGAAGGCCAAGTACTCGTGGGAGCCAACGGCCGTCCCCTGTCAGGCGAAGCCAAATTCCTCGCCAGCGTAGAACCGAAATGGACAGGCAGTATCCGTACTTCGCTCCGCTGGAAAGATTTGACTTTCTCCGCCATGCTCGACGTTCGTATGGGCGGACACGTATGGTCGGAAACGGCTTTCCAGTCTTCGCGAAACGCACAATCCATCATGTCCATGGGCGGACGTACAGAGCACCTGTTCTCTGACCTGATTCTGAATGAAGGCGACCAGACCGGTTATCTCGGTATTCTCGACCCTAAATACGTACCCAACGGCAAGAACAACATCTACATGGACGCTTCCCGCCCGAAAGGCATGAATATCCCCGGAGCCGTATATGACAGTTCCGTACCGGGACTGGCGGGACAACCTTGCCAGGCTTGGATTAAGCCGATTGACTATTGGACCAACGACAGCGGTAAAAACGGTGAGCTCTATTTGTACGACGCTTCTTACGTGAAACTGAAAGAAATCTCTTTGGGATACAACATCCCCAAGAACTGGCTGAGAAAGATAGGCTTCATACAATCCATGAGAGTTTCCGCCGTAGGCAGGAACGTAGCTATCCTTCATCAGAAAACGCCGAAAGGAATTGACCCGGAAGCCACTTCTTCCATGGGAATCCAACAAGGTCTGGAACGCGGTTTTAACCTGCCTACTTCCAGTTACGGTTTCGATTTTAAAATAACTTTTTAA
- a CDS encoding SusD/RagB family nutrient-binding outer membrane lipoprotein has translation MKKYLYTLCAAAMLGLATSCVDSFDATNQNPNKLYLDEIDIQKIFPGTIYKSLDVLSEMNYNYYAYMARYVVSWTSPQSSENVGDRFYNFYKKVLGDVAIMEQKYDRDTNGNYWAILTTWKAYLYSVLTGTWGPIPLDSACKETYGNVYYYNSEAEAYMQILRWLDQAVETFDPNGTKMLKDPFYPSAGGDSDIDKWRKFANSLRLDVAIRMMNMKKSPEAISMAREQIEKALNETNRNYLFSSNSDNAAGRYGTDPNADVSLYYNRILKEFDLGTKLETEIGGLTYPAMNEYFFCYMRSYKDPRLSKYAQTSRLNESGDYRAVVRDSLWSVAEQKYIQVSYRVPFLPRFELKQTPTGWIVGKDEHNNNLQSLYSTASVSIEGYTYALIHRDFIKQDATVKLLTWADVNFMLAEIQLRKDEWGLNVALPQSAEQYYYNGISASMNEYGVTAGISGYIERNGIKWNTNGLGCRDYRAFYKADINGKGGYKNNLEQVWKQRYIADYFNGFAGWTLERRTRVMQYPPIFYNGTPNNYGTYGANQFDPVPERLQYPTDERNWNMNYYREACRMLQSTSLVPRSDGNYNDNFFTPLGIGGPYNQEGLYERWKGGQLMYNNEMVAHWYGDTIEEFVENVLEDYPEYASLQGEERLAASIKWVRIEDNK, from the coding sequence ATGAAAAAGTACTTATATACACTATGCGCTGCAGCCATGTTGGGACTGGCTACATCTTGCGTGGATAGTTTCGACGCAACCAATCAAAACCCCAACAAGCTATATCTGGATGAAATTGACATTCAGAAGATATTTCCGGGCACTATCTACAAATCCCTGGACGTATTATCCGAAATGAACTATAACTACTACGCCTACATGGCACGTTACGTAGTTTCCTGGACGAGCCCGCAAAGTTCGGAGAACGTAGGCGACAGATTCTATAACTTCTACAAGAAAGTTTTGGGCGACGTAGCTATCATGGAGCAGAAATATGACCGGGATACCAACGGCAACTACTGGGCGATACTGACCACTTGGAAAGCCTACCTCTACTCTGTACTAACCGGAACCTGGGGACCTATTCCTTTGGATTCTGCCTGCAAAGAGACTTACGGAAACGTATATTACTACAACAGCGAAGCCGAAGCATATATGCAAATACTCCGTTGGTTGGATCAGGCAGTGGAAACATTCGACCCGAACGGAACGAAAATGCTGAAAGACCCGTTCTATCCGTCTGCCGGTGGTGACAGCGACATTGATAAATGGCGCAAGTTTGCCAACTCTCTGCGTTTGGACGTAGCTATCCGCATGATGAACATGAAGAAAAGCCCCGAAGCCATCTCCATGGCACGTGAACAGATAGAAAAAGCGCTGAACGAAACCAACCGCAACTACCTGTTCAGTTCCAACAGCGACAACGCGGCCGGACGCTACGGAACCGACCCCAATGCCGACGTATCCTTATATTACAACCGTATCCTGAAAGAATTCGACCTGGGTACGAAACTGGAAACAGAGATAGGTGGGCTGACTTACCCGGCAATGAACGAATACTTCTTCTGCTATATGCGCTCCTACAAAGACCCTCGTCTGAGCAAGTACGCGCAAACATCGCGCCTCAACGAGAGTGGTGACTACCGTGCCGTAGTAAGAGACTCCCTCTGGTCGGTAGCAGAGCAGAAATATATCCAGGTATCCTATAGAGTACCGTTCCTGCCCCGCTTCGAATTGAAACAGACTCCAACCGGATGGATTGTAGGCAAGGATGAACACAATAACAACCTTCAGAGCCTTTACTCCACAGCTTCCGTCAGCATCGAGGGTTATACATACGCCCTGATTCATCGTGACTTCATCAAGCAGGACGCTACGGTGAAACTGCTGACATGGGCGGACGTAAACTTCATGCTCGCCGAAATCCAATTGCGCAAAGATGAATGGGGATTGAACGTGGCATTGCCGCAGAGCGCCGAACAGTACTACTACAACGGTATCAGTGCTTCCATGAACGAGTATGGCGTCACAGCCGGAATCTCCGGATACATCGAACGCAACGGTATCAAATGGAACACCAACGGACTGGGATGCCGCGACTACCGCGCCTTCTACAAAGCCGACATCAACGGAAAAGGCGGTTACAAGAACAATCTGGAACAGGTGTGGAAGCAACGTTACATCGCCGACTACTTCAACGGATTCGCCGGATGGACATTGGAACGCAGGACACGTGTGATGCAATATCCACCTATCTTCTACAACGGAACTCCGAACAACTACGGAACCTACGGTGCCAACCAGTTCGACCCTGTGCCCGAACGCCTGCAATATCCTACGGACGAACGTAACTGGAACATGAACTATTACCGTGAAGCCTGCCGTATGCTGCAATCCACTTCACTCGTACCCCGTTCCGACGGTAACTATAATGATAATTTCTTCACTCCGTTGGGTATCGGCGGTCCATACAACCAGGAAGGCTTGTACGAGCGTTGGAAAGGCGGCCAGTTGATGTATAACAACGAAATGGTAGCCCATTGGTATGGCGACACAATTGAAGAGTTTGTCGAAAATGTACTCGAAGACTATCCCGAATACGCTTCCCTGCAAGGAGAAGAACGCCTGGCGGCAAGTATCAAGTGGGTACGTATAGAAGATAATAAATAA
- a CDS encoding glycoside hydrolase family 99-like domain-containing protein, translating to MKLMKYIAGCSAALLLLAACSKEEGPSVDDYFLNYEIPEIPVTEDYQVGIFYYKGNDITTRPNGDANFTRWELLTLTDKELSAKNDYNNLTPQVMPESQKDGYLQPDAGSQSYRMIPMVQQHVDDCIEAGANFIILPEVGADLGKGPGTEINQGDSLFVTMMLGRSGRGGKRLPMPHLGQPGVDFVDLKTMKIVIAVNWNNIVDLPPTLSSSNCIETAAGKAYDGVTYTRQQLLNNFFSKIGCYFSDERYYKLNGTRPVVYIKNKTGEIYAQESKAMYDGIRKAVKEATGYDIYIMVESADVWCNQMRYQYFYMEGCVDAVASRNMYDQSEMSRSYMYPQMIDQNWKYNRETALPAFGDGSMEFVPCVGPAWNKLVQDGRGSVGNSPIVKKDDATYRTMCNVAKMNAGRNRLILIDSYNKYNFDSFIEPTVEGYGNGYGRTYLDITRQQFKKN from the coding sequence ATGAAACTAATGAAATACATTGCCGGATGCTCCGCAGCCTTACTACTTCTTGCAGCATGCAGCAAGGAAGAAGGTCCGAGCGTCGATGACTACTTCCTGAACTACGAGATTCCGGAAATTCCTGTCACCGAAGATTATCAGGTGGGCATCTTCTACTACAAGGGGAACGACATTACCACCAGACCGAATGGTGACGCAAATTTCACCCGTTGGGAACTTCTGACGCTGACCGACAAGGAACTGAGCGCCAAGAACGACTACAACAACCTGACACCGCAAGTAATGCCCGAATCACAAAAGGACGGTTACTTGCAACCGGACGCAGGAAGCCAAAGCTATCGCATGATACCAATGGTACAGCAGCACGTAGACGACTGTATCGAAGCAGGAGCGAACTTTATCATCCTGCCCGAAGTGGGCGCTGACTTGGGCAAGGGCCCCGGTACGGAAATCAACCAGGGAGATTCCCTGTTCGTCACTATGATGCTGGGACGTTCCGGCAGGGGCGGCAAACGCCTGCCGATGCCGCACCTCGGACAACCGGGAGTAGACTTCGTAGACCTGAAAACCATGAAGATAGTAATTGCTGTCAACTGGAACAACATTGTCGACCTGCCCCCCACTCTTTCTTCAAGCAACTGTATCGAGACGGCAGCCGGAAAAGCATATGACGGTGTCACCTACACCCGCCAGCAACTACTGAACAATTTCTTCAGCAAAATCGGCTGTTACTTCTCGGACGAACGTTACTACAAGCTGAACGGCACACGCCCGGTAGTTTACATCAAGAACAAGACAGGCGAAATCTATGCGCAAGAATCCAAGGCAATGTATGACGGCATCCGCAAAGCGGTGAAAGAAGCTACCGGTTACGACATTTACATCATGGTGGAAAGCGCTGATGTATGGTGCAACCAGATGCGTTATCAATACTTCTACATGGAAGGTTGCGTAGACGCCGTAGCCAGCCGTAATATGTACGACCAGTCGGAAATGAGCCGTTCCTATATGTACCCGCAGATGATAGACCAAAACTGGAAGTACAACCGTGAAACAGCGTTGCCCGCTTTCGGCGACGGCAGCATGGAGTTCGTTCCTTGTGTCGGTCCGGCATGGAACAAACTGGTGCAGGATGGTCGCGGTTCCGTCGGCAACTCTCCGATTGTGAAGAAAGACGACGCCACCTACCGCACCATGTGCAACGTGGCCAAGATGAATGCCGGACGCAACCGGTTAATTCTTATCGACTCCTACAACAAGTACAACTTCGACTCTTTCATCGAGCCGACAGTAGAAGGATACGGCAACGGATACGGCAGGACTTACCTGGACATCACCCGCCAGCAATTCAAGAAAAACTAA
- a CDS encoding DUF5010 domain-containing protein has translation MKNKYWKYICLLGLGAFCWTCSDDNPNDGPDGPGSEGGQGTEQEIVRSYKIGTLAGFEGNLRQKMDKPRTDVSTMHNRSLFCRYVASAYPEAQDDKPYPGPITEADWWDNFVEEIAYSGQDYVAMNCRGEANKDIDHGRPDKLHDLMAAIKRKGVEHEFKIAIFDDTPASWSAARNAHKGYGYDNKPFKNGSRVEGSHYPLLFLDPEKEDMKGMDNDFRKEVYYYIWDANLKPSFENVPRDYWFEIDGRPVILFWNPNGFLQDSYLSELMKKDPAKYKSTTGLDETKSDAYNGKLSYILKCISDDFNSTFGVRPFLIIQREWTDRDFSLVNCPYLDGIHNWFAVPTMDMSEEVYNENLIYNTYISAYNFKGFSVGSGCPGFVQGDLARPNWQFIDSDHGRYATKMMESFLAKKPDLVFLEGFTDLAENAAWWRSSDKIYYDYPNQRINLLRKYSNHPFPTKQKLEAEACDYCFNGSVSGSKIESLLMEVEMNNAPEQGVVKYSDDTKYNGGWHANLTSGGLNTLRWKEIPFRTGASTIRFRYSSNGAASVRCQIGDTMTQSVSLPATGGAWEEAEVAVYSREARGYADFNLIVTEGDISLNYAEIIAEK, from the coding sequence ATGAAAAATAAATATTGGAAATACATTTGTCTGCTAGGATTGGGCGCTTTCTGCTGGACGTGCTCGGACGACAATCCGAATGACGGACCGGACGGTCCGGGTTCTGAAGGCGGACAGGGAACGGAACAGGAAATCGTACGTTCCTACAAGATAGGTACACTGGCAGGATTCGAAGGCAACTTGCGCCAGAAGATGGACAAGCCCAGAACCGACGTATCCACCATGCACAACCGTTCATTATTCTGTCGCTACGTTGCTTCCGCTTACCCGGAAGCACAGGACGACAAACCTTATCCCGGCCCGATTACCGAAGCCGACTGGTGGGATAACTTCGTAGAAGAAATCGCTTACAGCGGTCAGGATTATGTTGCCATGAACTGTCGCGGTGAAGCCAACAAGGACATTGACCACGGACGTCCCGACAAGCTACACGACCTGATGGCAGCTATCAAGCGCAAAGGTGTGGAACACGAGTTCAAAATCGCCATCTTCGACGATACGCCTGCCTCATGGTCGGCTGCGCGCAACGCGCACAAAGGTTACGGTTATGACAACAAGCCGTTCAAGAACGGTAGCCGTGTAGAAGGCTCACACTATCCGTTGCTGTTCCTCGACCCCGAGAAAGAGGATATGAAAGGTATGGACAACGATTTCCGCAAGGAAGTGTACTACTACATCTGGGATGCCAACCTGAAACCCTCGTTCGAAAACGTACCACGCGACTACTGGTTCGAGATAGACGGACGCCCGGTTATCCTGTTCTGGAATCCTAACGGCTTTCTGCAGGACAGTTACCTCAGCGAGCTGATGAAAAAAGACCCGGCAAAATACAAAAGTACGACCGGACTCGATGAAACAAAATCGGATGCCTACAACGGCAAGTTGAGCTATATCCTGAAGTGTATCAGTGACGATTTCAACAGTACGTTCGGCGTGCGCCCGTTCCTTATCATCCAGCGCGAATGGACCGACCGCGACTTCTCACTGGTAAACTGTCCCTATCTGGACGGTATTCACAACTGGTTTGCAGTTCCCACTATGGATATGTCAGAGGAAGTGTACAATGAGAACTTAATCTACAACACCTATATCTCCGCCTATAACTTCAAAGGATTCAGTGTAGGCAGTGGATGCCCGGGCTTCGTACAGGGTGACCTCGCCCGTCCGAACTGGCAGTTTATCGACTCCGACCACGGTCGCTACGCAACCAAGATGATGGAATCTTTCTTAGCTAAAAAGCCTGACCTCGTATTCCTGGAAGGATTTACCGACCTTGCCGAGAACGCAGCCTGGTGGCGCAGTTCGGATAAAATCTACTACGACTATCCCAACCAGCGCATCAACCTGCTCCGCAAGTACAGCAACCATCCTTTCCCGACCAAACAGAAACTGGAAGCGGAAGCCTGCGACTATTGTTTCAACGGTTCAGTTTCGGGAAGCAAGATAGAGTCGCTGTTGATGGAAGTAGAAATGAACAATGCTCCCGAACAGGGCGTGGTGAAATACAGCGACGATACGAAGTACAACGGCGGTTGGCACGCCAACCTCACTTCCGGCGGTCTGAATACGCTAAGATGGAAAGAGATTCCTTTCCGGACCGGAGCGTCCACCATCCGCTTCCGCTACTCCAGCAATGGTGCAGCCAGCGTACGTTGCCAGATTGGCGACACGATGACCCAAAGCGTAAGTCTCCCTGCCACAGGCGGCGCATGGGAAGAAGCCGAAGTAGCTGTTTACTCCCGTGAAGCACGCGGATATGCCGACTTCAACCTGATAGTGACCGAAGGTGACATCAGTCTGAACTACGCGGAAATTATCGCAGAGAAATAA